The DNA segment CCCGTGCAGCTCTTCGAGCCGGACGAGACGGCGGAGAAGGCCTGACTTGGAACTCAAGGGATCCCGGCGCTCACCCGCCGGTCGTACCGCCGGGCTTCCGGCTGAGCATGCTACCGAGGGCGACGCGACCCGCGTCGTGGTCATCGTCCCCCACCATGCCCGGCGCGGCGCCGAGGAGGACGCGACCCGGCGTACGCCGGAGGCGCGGCTTGACGAGGCGGTCGGGCTGGCGCTCGCCATCGATCTCGATGTCGTCGCCGCCCTGACCGTCAGCCTTTCCCAGGTCCGGCCGGCGACCTATCTGGGCACGGGCAAGGTCGAGGAAGTCGGTGAACAGGTGAGCGCCAACGAGGCCGGTCTGGTCTTCGTGGACGCTCCCCTGAGCCCGGTGCAGCAGCGCAATCTTGAAAAAGCGTGGTCGGCCAAGGTGATCGACCGCACCGCGCTGATTCTCGAAATCTTCGGCCAGCGGGCACGCACCAAGGAAGGCGTGCTGCAGGTGGAGCTTGCCCATCTCAATTATCAGCGCAGCCGGCTGGTGCGTTCCTGGACCCATCTGGAACGTCAGCGCGGTGGCTTCGGCTTCCTTGGCGGGCCCGGCGAGACCCAGATCGAGGCCGACCGCCGCCTGATCGGGGAGCGGATCGTCAAGATCGAGCGCGAGCTGGAGCAGGTGAAACGCACCCGTGCGCTGCACCGGGCCAGCCGCAAGAAGGTGCCGTATCCGATCGTCGCGCTGGTGGGCTACACCAATGCCGGCAAGTCGACGCTGTTCAACCGGCTGACACGGGCCGAGGTGAGGGCGCAGGACCTGCTCTTCGCCACGCTGGACCCCACGCTGCGCGCGGTGCAGCTATCGGGTGGCGAGCGTGTGATCCTGTCCGACACGGTGGGCTTTATCTCCGACCTGCCGACCCAGCTCGTCGCCGCGTTCCGCGCCACGCTGGAAGAGGTGATCGAGGCCGATCTCATCCTGCATGTGCGCGATGTTTCCCACGAGGATGCCGAGGCGCAGGCCCATGATGTCGAACAGGTGCTGTCCGATCTCGATATCGATCCGGCCGACCATCACCGGCTCATCGAGGTCTGGAACAAGATCGACCAGCTCGACGAGGACGGGCGCACGCGCCTGTTCAACACGGTTTCCCGCCGCGAGGGCGAGGCGCGGCCCATACCGGTCTCGGCGCTGACCGGGGAGGGGATGGACACCCTCCTCGCCACGATCAGCACGCGGCTCGGCCGCGACCGGGTGATGCTGAGCGTCGAATTGGAGGCGCCCGATGGCGAGGGCCTGAGCTGGCTCTACCGCCATTCCGAGGTGATGGACCGGCGCGAGGGCGAAGACGGGCGGCTGCATCTCGTCGTCCGCGTTCCCGAAGACCGCGCGGAGCATATCGAGCGCCGCTTCGGCGCCCGCCGCATGAAGGCGCGCGGGGCGGCCTGAGACTAGTCGCCGTCGCCGGAGGGGGCAGGGGCGGCGGATTTGGCGGCCTGCCAGTGTGCCTCCATTTCCTCCAGGCTGGCCTCGCCCGGTGAGCGCCCCTGCTCTGCCAGCCGGTCCTCGATATAGCCGAAGCGGCGCATGAACTTTTCGTTCGTGCCCCGCAGCGCGGCCTCGGGATCGACGTCCAGATGGCGGGCCAGATTGGCGAGCGCGAAAAGCAGGTCTCCCACTTCGCCCGCCGCCGCCTGCCGGTCGCCGCTGACGATCTCGGCCTCGACCTCGTCGATTTCCTCGCGGATCTTGTCGAGAACCTGCCGGGTATCGGGCCAGTCGAAGCCGACAGTGGCCGCCTTGGCCTGAAGCTTCACCGCGCGGGCGAGGGCAGGCGCGCCCGCCGCCACGCTGTCCAGGGTGCGGCCTGCAGGCGGCTCCGGAGGCAATCCGCGCTGGACCCGGCGCTGTGCGCGCAGAGCCTTCTCCTCGGCCTTTATCGCCGCCCAGGCCGCATTCACCGCCGACACATCGCGCCCACGGGCGTCGCCGAAGACGTGGGGATGGCGCCGGATCATCTTGGATGTGATCGCGGTGACGACATCGCCGAAATCGAAAGCGCCGCGCTCCTGCGCCATGCGGGCGTGGAATGCGACCTGCAGCAGAAGATCGCCAAGCTCGTCGCACAGATCCTCAAGGTCGTCGCGCGCGATGGCGTCCGCGACCTCATAGGCCTCCTCGATGGTGTAGGGCGCGACAGAGGCGAAGTCCTGCTCCAGATCCCAAGGGCAGCCGGAACCGGGCGTGCGCAGCGCGGCCATGATCTCGAGGAGGCGGGATATGTCCCGTGATGGCGTCATGCCCGCATCTCCAAATTCACCCATATACGAGTCGCAGAAGACATATTATGGAAAACAAAGATATTGTTGGCGCCACGCTTTGGATCAGAGATACCGTCCAACTACCTGTCACAGCGTGATTTTCAGGCCGTCATAGGCGGCGGTGACCGATTGCGGCAGATCACGCGACACCGCAGCGTAGTCCAGGTCGGTGTGCATGTTGGTGAGCACGGCCTGTCTGGGCTGCATGCGTCCGATCCACTCCAGTGCCTCGCTCAGCGAGAAATGGGTCGGATGCGGCGTGTGCCTGAGCGCGTCGATGATCCACACATGAAGGCCTTCCAGATGCCGCAGGCTGCGTGCCGGCAGATCATGAAGGTCGCTCGAATACGCCAGCCCGTCGATGCGGAAGCCGTAAGAGATGATGCTGCCGTGATACTGCTGGAACGCCGTCGCCTCGATCGGGCCGCCCGGACCCTCAACGCGGATGGTGTCACCGTCCTTGAAGCGGTGCTCGGCGAGGATCGGCGGATAGTCGCTTCCCGGCGGCGTCTCGAAGCAGTAGCCGAACCGCTGGTGCAGCACGGCCGAGGTCTCGGCGTCGACATGCACGTTGACGCGCCGGCGATGCATAATCGTCAGCGGCCGCAGATCGTCGATGCCGTGGGTGTGGTCGGCGTGCTCATGGGTGAACAGCACGCCGTCAAGCCGGTCGACACCGGCATCCAGGAGCTGCTCGCGCAGGTCCGGCGAGGTATCGATCAGTACGCGCGTGGGCTGTGCATCCGTCTCACCGAAACGCTCAACGAGCAGCGAACAGCGCCGGCGCCGGTTGCGGGGTTCCGTCGGATCGCAGGCTCCCCACCCCTGCCCGACACGCGGCACCCCGCCAGAGGAACCGCAGCCGAGAATGGTGAAGACGTAAGCCATGCGCCAATGGTGCCCTAGTTCAGTGCGCCCGCGAGAACAGGCGGAAAAAATTCCCAGTGGTCAGCGCCGCCATCTCTTCCGGTGAAACACCGCGCGCCTCGGCCAATATACGGGCTGTCTCGACCACATAGGAAGGCTCGTTGCGCTTGCCGCGCCACGGATTGGGGGCGAGGTAGGGCGCATCGGTTTCCACCAGCAGGCGCTCGGCCGGAAGGCTGGCCGCGATGTCGCGTAGCGGCGCGCCGGACTTGAAGGTCAGGATCCCTGAAAAGGAAACATAACCGCCGAGCGCGACCGCACGGCGGGCGAGCGCCTCGCTGGCTGTGAAGCAGTGCAGGACGAAGGAAAAGGCGCCCTTCGCGCTCTCCTCTTCCAGGATCGCGGCCACGTCCTCGTCGGCGTCGCGGGCATGGATGACCAGGGGAAGCCCGGTCTGCCGTGCCGCCGCGATATGAAGCCGGAAGCTCGCCGCCTGCGCGTCGCGCGGGGCGGTGTCGTAATGGTAGTCGAGCCCCGCCTCGCCGATGGCGACCACCTTGGCGTGATCGGCCTCGGCAAGCAGCTCTTCGAGTGTGACGTCGGCTTCCTCTCCCGCATTATGGGGGTGGGTGCCGACGGAGCAGAACACGTCGTCGAAGCGCTCCGCGATCGCCCTCACCTGCGCCGAGCGGCGCACGCGCGTGCCGATGGTCACCAGACGGCCGACACCGGCCGCGCGGGCACGGGCGACGACGGCGTCGAGTTCCGCCGCGAAATCGGGGAAGTCCAGATGGCAGTGGCTGTCAACGATCATGCCGGGCTCGACGTCTCAGGCTCGATATAGCGCGGGAAGACCCCGGCCGGGGCCGGCAGAGCTGTGCCTCCCGCGAGGCGGCCCGCCGCACCGAGGCTGTCGAACGCGCGCGCGGTCTCGGGAACGGCGAGCAGGTCCAGCAGCTTGGCGGCGCCCGTGGGCACGAAGGGCTGGGCGAGGAGGGCGACCTGGCGGATCAGCTCCGCCGTGGTCCACAGCACGGTGCCGAAGCGCTCGGGATCGGTCTTGCGAAGCTCCCACGGCGCGGCGCCGGCGAAGTAGCGGTTGGCCTCGGCAACGACCGCCCAGATCTCCCCGAGCGCCTGATGGAGCTGCTGCTGCTCCATCGCCGCCCTCACCTTCTCCCCGAGCGCGTCAACGGCGGCGAGCATCGCCGCGTCGTCCGGCGTCGGGCTGCCGGGGGCGGGCAGCGCGCCGCCCAGGTTCTTGGCGATCATGGACAGCGAGCGCTGGGCCAGATTGCCGAGATCGTTGGCAAGGTCGGCATTGGTGCGCGCGACGATGGCTTCGTGGCTGTAGGAGCCGTCCTGGCCGAAGGGAATCTCGCGCAGCAGGAAGTACCGCAGCGCGTCGACGCCATAGGCCCTGGCGAGGTCGAAGGGGTCGATGACGTTGCCGACTGACTTCGACATCTTCTCCCCGCGATTGTGGATGAAGCCGTGCGCGAAGACCGTCTTCGGCGGTGCCACCCCGGCCGACATCAGGAAGGCCGGCCAATAGACCGCGTGGAAGCGGATGATGTCCTTGCCGATGACGTGGAGGTCCGCCGGCCAGTAGCGCTTGAAGCTGTCGCTGTCGGTTTCCGGGTAGCCGACGCCGGTGATGTAGTTGGTCAGCGCGTCGACCCAGACATACATCACATGGTCCGGCGCGTCCGGCACCGGGATGCCCCAGGTGAAGGTGGTGCGGCTGATGGAAAGGTCCTGCAGCCCGCCCTTCACGAAGCTCAGAACCTCGTTGCGCCTCACCTCGGGGCGAATGAAGTCCGGATGCGCGGCGTAGTAGTCGAGCAGCTTCTGCTGATAGGCCGAGAGGCGGAAGAAATAGCTCTTCTCCTCGGTCCATTCGACCGGGGTGCCCTGCGGCCCGAGCCGTACGCCGTCCGGGCCGACGGTGGTCTCGTCCTCGGCGTAATAGGCTTCGTCGCGGACCGAATACCAGCCGGAATAGGCGCCGAGATAGATGTCGCCAGCCTCCACCATGCGGCGCCAGATCGCCTGGGTCGAGGCGATGTGGTCGTCGTCGGTGGTGCGGATGAACCGATCATAATTCACACCAAGAAGCGCATCCATCTCCTTGAAACGGTTCGCATTCCTGGTAGCCCACTCGATCGGCTGAAGGCCCTGCTTCTCGGCGGTCTGGGCCATTTTCAGGCCGTGCTCGTCGGTGCCGGTCAGGAAGAACACGTCGTAGCCGTCGAGCTTCTTGAAGCGGGCGAGCGCGTCCGTGGCGATCTTCTCATAGGCATGGCCGATATGAGGAGAGCCGTTCGGGTAATCGATGGCGGTGGTGATGTAGTAGGCGGGTTTCACGCGGGTGTTCCTGCGGCACGGCCGGACCCCGGAGCTGTCACGGGCGGACGGCCTCGTTGAGCGTCGCGAAGATCCTGAAAACGAGGGTCTTGCGGTCGAGATTATAGGTATCAGCGTCGACCGCAGCGCGGCGAACCTTGTCCCACACCTCCGGCAGGCGTGCAAGGCGCAGCGCGGGGCTCTGGCGGCGTCCGGTGGCATGATCGGAGATCCAGAGTTCCACCGTGGCCACAAAACTCTCCAGCGCCCCTCCCCGGTCGCCCTGTAGGCTGTCGCCGAGCGCGTGCAACGCCTTCGGGTCAGTGCCCGGCAGCGTGTCCAGGAGAGCGGTCGTCGCGCGGCGGACGGCCAGGCCATCGCCCGAGAGCAAGGCCAGCGCAGCACGCACGCTGCCTTCACTGGCCTCGGCGGCCTCCTCGAAGCGGGCGCGGTCGAGATCGGGCATGGAAGCCGCGAGATCGTCGAGCGCGGCGACCACCTGCCCAGGTGCCAGTCCCCGCAGCGGCACCATGCGGCAGCGCGAGCGTATGGTCGGCAGCAGCCGGCCCGGCGCGTGGCTGACGAGCAGGAAGAGCGAGCGCTCGGGCGGCTCCTCCAGGGTCTTCAGGAGGGCGTTCGCGCCCTGGGCGTTCATTTCGTCGAGCGTGTCGACGACACAGACGCGCCAGCCGCCCAGCGCCGCCGTGGAGCCGAAAAAGCTGCGCACGCGGCGCACCGTCTCGGCCGGGATCATGGACGGTAGCTTGCCGCTGTCGTTGGGCGTTCGGCGCAGCACCAGAAGATCGGGATGCGACAGCGCGGCCACCTGGCGCGCGGCCGGATTGGAGGCGTCGACATCAAGGCTGTGCGCCGGCGCCGCGCCGTTCGCGAGCACGAAGCGCGCGACATGATAGGCGAAGGTCGCCTTGCCGACGCCCTCCGGCCCCCCGATCAGCAGCGCATGCGGCAGGCGGCCGGCATCCCAGGCCTCGCGGACCATGGCGATGGCCTCTTCATGCCCAATCAGGCGTTGACGCTCGCGCGGAGCGGGCGCGCCGGGCAGGCGGTCGGCTTCGGGAAGTTCGCTCATACCGGCGTTCCCTGCTTGATGTCGTCGAGCGGGAGGCGGGCGCGGACCGCCTGCCAGACCGCCTCGGTGACAGCGTCCGCATCCTGGCGGCCATCCACCAGCACGCAGCGTTCGGGTTCGCGCTCGGCAAGCTCCAGAAAGGCCTCGCGCAGATGGCGATGGAAGCTCAATCCCTCGCTCTCGAAGCGGTCCGCCGAGGCGCCGGAGCGGGCGACGGCGCGGCCGAG comes from the Ancylobacter pratisalsi genome and includes:
- the mazG gene encoding nucleoside triphosphate pyrophosphohydrolase — its product is MTPSRDISRLLEIMAALRTPGSGCPWDLEQDFASVAPYTIEEAYEVADAIARDDLEDLCDELGDLLLQVAFHARMAQERGAFDFGDVVTAITSKMIRRHPHVFGDARGRDVSAVNAAWAAIKAEEKALRAQRRVQRGLPPEPPAGRTLDSVAAGAPALARAVKLQAKAATVGFDWPDTRQVLDKIREEIDEVEAEIVSGDRQAAAGEVGDLLFALANLARHLDVDPEAALRGTNEKFMRRFGYIEDRLAEQGRSPGEASLEEMEAHWQAAKSAAPAPSGDGD
- a CDS encoding MBL fold metallo-hydrolase; amino-acid sequence: MAYVFTILGCGSSGGVPRVGQGWGACDPTEPRNRRRRCSLLVERFGETDAQPTRVLIDTSPDLREQLLDAGVDRLDGVLFTHEHADHTHGIDDLRPLTIMHRRRVNVHVDAETSAVLHQRFGYCFETPPGSDYPPILAEHRFKDGDTIRVEGPGGPIEATAFQQYHGSIISYGFRIDGLAYSSDLHDLPARSLRHLEGLHVWIIDALRHTPHPTHFSLSEALEWIGRMQPRQAVLTNMHTDLDYAAVSRDLPQSVTAAYDGLKITL
- a CDS encoding TatD family hydrolase: MIVDSHCHLDFPDFAAELDAVVARARAAGVGRLVTIGTRVRRSAQVRAIAERFDDVFCSVGTHPHNAGEEADVTLEELLAEADHAKVVAIGEAGLDYHYDTAPRDAQAASFRLHIAAARQTGLPLVIHARDADEDVAAILEEESAKGAFSFVLHCFTASEALARRAVALGGYVSFSGILTFKSGAPLRDIAASLPAERLLVETDAPYLAPNPWRGKRNEPSYVVETARILAEARGVSPEEMAALTTGNFFRLFSRAH
- a CDS encoding DNA polymerase III subunit delta', with product MSELPEADRLPGAPAPRERQRLIGHEEAIAMVREAWDAGRLPHALLIGGPEGVGKATFAYHVARFVLANGAAPAHSLDVDASNPAARQVAALSHPDLLVLRRTPNDSGKLPSMIPAETVRRVRSFFGSTAALGGWRVCVVDTLDEMNAQGANALLKTLEEPPERSLFLLVSHAPGRLLPTIRSRCRMVPLRGLAPGQVVAALDDLAASMPDLDRARFEEAAEASEGSVRAALALLSGDGLAVRRATTALLDTLPGTDPKALHALGDSLQGDRGGALESFVATVELWISDHATGRRQSPALRLARLPEVWDKVRRAAVDADTYNLDRKTLVFRIFATLNEAVRP
- the hflX gene encoding GTPase HflX codes for the protein MELKGSRRSPAGRTAGLPAEHATEGDATRVVVIVPHHARRGAEEDATRRTPEARLDEAVGLALAIDLDVVAALTVSLSQVRPATYLGTGKVEEVGEQVSANEAGLVFVDAPLSPVQQRNLEKAWSAKVIDRTALILEIFGQRARTKEGVLQVELAHLNYQRSRLVRSWTHLERQRGGFGFLGGPGETQIEADRRLIGERIVKIERELEQVKRTRALHRASRKKVPYPIVALVGYTNAGKSTLFNRLTRAEVRAQDLLFATLDPTLRAVQLSGGERVILSDTVGFISDLPTQLVAAFRATLEEVIEADLILHVRDVSHEDAEAQAHDVEQVLSDLDIDPADHHRLIEVWNKIDQLDEDGRTRLFNTVSRREGEARPIPVSALTGEGMDTLLATISTRLGRDRVMLSVELEAPDGEGLSWLYRHSEVMDRREGEDGRLHLVVRVPEDRAEHIERRFGARRMKARGAA
- the metG gene encoding methionine--tRNA ligase, producing MKPAYYITTAIDYPNGSPHIGHAYEKIATDALARFKKLDGYDVFFLTGTDEHGLKMAQTAEKQGLQPIEWATRNANRFKEMDALLGVNYDRFIRTTDDDHIASTQAIWRRMVEAGDIYLGAYSGWYSVRDEAYYAEDETTVGPDGVRLGPQGTPVEWTEEKSYFFRLSAYQQKLLDYYAAHPDFIRPEVRRNEVLSFVKGGLQDLSISRTTFTWGIPVPDAPDHVMYVWVDALTNYITGVGYPETDSDSFKRYWPADLHVIGKDIIRFHAVYWPAFLMSAGVAPPKTVFAHGFIHNRGEKMSKSVGNVIDPFDLARAYGVDALRYFLLREIPFGQDGSYSHEAIVARTNADLANDLGNLAQRSLSMIAKNLGGALPAPGSPTPDDAAMLAAVDALGEKVRAAMEQQQLHQALGEIWAVVAEANRYFAGAAPWELRKTDPERFGTVLWTTAELIRQVALLAQPFVPTGAAKLLDLLAVPETARAFDSLGAAGRLAGGTALPAPAGVFPRYIEPETSSPA